Proteins encoded together in one Sylvia atricapilla isolate bSylAtr1 chromosome 2, bSylAtr1.pri, whole genome shotgun sequence window:
- the RS1 gene encoding retinoschisin, whose translation MQFKMGSVLLSLLFWYKAVMALSTGEDERLELWHSKACKCDCQGGPNSVWSSETNGLECMPECPYHKPLGFESGAVTPDQISCSNPEQYTGWYSSWTANKARLNGQGFGCAWLSKYQDTAQWLQIDLKEVKVISGILTQGRCDADEWMTKYSVQYRTDENLNWVYYKDQTGNNRVFYGNSDRSSSVQNLLRPPIVARYIRLIPLGWHVRIAIRMELLECLGKCG comes from the exons atgcAGTTCAAGATGGGGAGCGTCCTGCTGTCTCTTCTTTTCTGGTACAAAG CTGTGATGGCCCTTTCCACAGGAGAG GATGAGAGactggagctgtggcacagcaaGGCTTGCAAATGTGATTGCCAAGGAGGCCCCAACTCAGTGTGGTCCAGTGAGACTAATGGCTTAGAGTGCATGCCAG AGTGTCCCTACCACAAGCCCCTGGGTTTTGAGTCTGGTGCTGTCACCCCAGACCAGATCAGCTGCTCCAACCCTGAGCAGTACACGGGCTGGTATTCCTCCTGGACAGCCAACAAGGCCCGCCTCAACGGCCAAGGCTTTGG GTGTGCGTGGCTCTCCAAGTACCAGGACACTGCCCAGTGGCTGCAGATCGACCTGAAGGAGGTGAAGGTGATTTCGGGGATCCTGACACAAGGGCGCTGTGACGCTGATGAGTGGATGACCAAGTACAGCGTACAGTACCGCACCGACGAAAACCTCAACTGGGTGTACTACAAGGACCAAACCGGGAACAATCGG GTTTTCTACGGCAACTCCGATCGCTCGTCGTCGGTGCAGAACCTGCTGCGGCCGCCCATCGTGGCGCGCTACATCCGCCTGATCCCGCTGGGCTGGCACGTGCGCATCGCCATCCGCATGGAGCTCCTCGAGTGCCTGGGCAAGTGCGGCTGA